One genomic window of Deltaproteobacteria bacterium includes the following:
- a CDS encoding EcsC family protein — MGMKRLSKEDLNNLKYAKALLENISLAIKITNKIGQPIEKGIKLLPRGWNNKVNTYVQKALMSALNFAVYTLKDTTSASSNNVFHKLMVGGTGFLGGMGGFLTLPIELPVTTTLMLRSIAQIASGEGENIRNIESKLACIEVFALGGNSTGDDAADTGYFAVRAALAQEISKAAEYISERGLADEGAPVIVRLIAEIASRFEINITEKAAAELMPLVGGIGGAGINVIFMHHFQNMAQGHFIVRRLERTYGPDQIQQAYRDA; from the coding sequence ATGGGTATGAAGCGATTATCGAAAGAGGATCTGAACAATCTGAAGTATGCAAAGGCTCTTCTTGAAAACATAAGCCTTGCCATCAAGATAACCAACAAGATTGGCCAGCCGATTGAAAAGGGCATCAAGTTGCTGCCCCGGGGATGGAATAACAAGGTCAACACGTATGTACAAAAGGCGCTTATGTCGGCGTTGAATTTTGCCGTGTACACACTCAAGGATACCACGTCCGCATCTTCCAATAATGTATTCCATAAACTCATGGTTGGTGGAACGGGATTTCTTGGCGGGATGGGCGGATTTCTGACGCTCCCCATCGAACTGCCGGTGACCACAACATTGATGCTGCGGTCTATTGCACAGATTGCATCGGGTGAAGGGGAAAATATCAGGAACATTGAAAGTAAACTTGCCTGCATCGAAGTGTTCGCCCTCGGTGGAAACTCAACCGGGGATGATGCAGCGGATACAGGTTATTTTGCAGTCCGGGCTGCGTTGGCGCAGGAGATTTCCAAAGCAGCGGAGTATATATCGGAGCGGGGATTGGCAGATGAAGGTGCGCCGGTGATAGTACGGCTGATCGCAGAGATTGCCTCCCGTTTTGAAATCAACATCACGGAGAAAGCAGCGGCCGAGCTCATGCCCCTTGTCGGCGGCATCGGCGGTGCAGGGATCAACGTTATTTTTATGCATCACTTTCAGAATATGGCGCAGGGACACTTTATTGTACGGAGGCTGGAGCGTACATACGGGCCGGATCAGATACAACAGGCGTATAGGGACGCGTGA
- a CDS encoding TonB family protein codes for METDRQKILLIAAATLAVALHIVALYAIGWIGISSRKQPQKILIPVTMQIKQFNKVTKPKIPVRISHIHPQRIHPVKTAPERNKTGHNRFLARSTTTNHGFSVPSGGNIKAGTVLAHQGTSATSTSVSNNIFLPPIPIFNPLPVIPSNLRTHGYSTYVRVEFFVNRDASFTSKLLSSTGYDELDRVVIDTLKKWKFSPATMDGQPVNGTLKLRIQFSVN; via the coding sequence ATGGAAACTGATCGGCAAAAGATACTTTTGATTGCAGCAGCCACTCTTGCGGTAGCGCTGCACATAGTCGCGTTGTACGCCATAGGATGGATAGGCATATCAAGCAGGAAACAGCCGCAGAAAATCCTTATCCCCGTAACGATGCAGATAAAACAGTTCAACAAAGTCACCAAACCAAAGATACCCGTTCGCATAAGTCATATTCATCCGCAACGGATCCATCCGGTCAAAACAGCACCGGAGCGTAACAAAACCGGGCATAACAGGTTTTTGGCACGTTCAACAACGACAAATCATGGATTTTCAGTACCATCAGGAGGAAACATAAAGGCAGGGACAGTACTTGCACATCAGGGCACATCAGCCACTTCGACATCCGTATCGAACAACATCTTCCTGCCCCCCATACCGATCTTTAATCCCCTGCCTGTCATACCATCAAACCTGAGGACACACGGGTACAGTACATACGTGCGGGTTGAATTCTTTGTAAACAGGGATGCTTCGTTTACCTCGAAACTGCTGTCATCCACAGGCTATGATGAATTGGACAGAGTGGTGATAGATACACTCAAGAAGTGGAAATTTTCTCCCGCAACCATGGACGGGCAACCGGTAAACGGTACGCTGAAGCTGCGCATACAGTTTTCAGTAAATTAA
- a CDS encoding biopolymer transporter ExbD has product MKIRQLEPPKKARIEIINMIDVIFFLLVFFMVTSASIIAMKGIKVDLPHASTAKTTDAKFITITLTKGQKLFVNGKKTNPDRLSAKLSQELIEYPDDVVVINADRDSNYGAVVNIMNISREAGATKFAIAAVTK; this is encoded by the coding sequence ATGAAGATACGGCAATTGGAACCGCCGAAAAAGGCACGGATAGAGATCATCAACATGATCGATGTGATATTCTTCCTGCTGGTGTTTTTTATGGTTACATCCGCCTCAATCATAGCCATGAAAGGGATCAAGGTTGATCTTCCGCATGCATCGACAGCAAAAACGACGGATGCCAAATTTATAACCATTACCCTGACAAAAGGCCAAAAGCTGTTTGTCAACGGCAAAAAGACGAACCCGGACCGGCTCTCTGCAAAGCTGTCGCAGGAGCTTATAGAGTATCCGGATGATGTGGTTGTGATCAATGCTGACAGGGATTCTAACTATGGCGCTGTTGTAAACATCATGAATATATCCCGGGAAGCCGGTGCAACGAAATTCGCCATTGCAGCAGTAACAAAATAG
- a CDS encoding MotA/TolQ/ExbB proton channel family protein: MQNISNALQFIMKGGIMMYPLLFVSVVSMALIIERLMFFAKINNLDVSLLQKTKHLLTDNKREDLRAFLSSQKTPVADVLMTGVDTMDANANDMDIAMEQHAVSIIPKLESKLWLLDTIITMAPLLGLLGTITGMIKAFQIFSTKGLNQPTAISGGVGEALIATATGLIIAVFTLLFYNYFNTKVRRLIKDMEFASNEFLRMVKQVEP, encoded by the coding sequence ATGCAAAACATATCAAATGCGTTACAGTTTATCATGAAAGGCGGGATCATGATGTACCCGCTTCTATTCGTATCCGTCGTATCCATGGCATTGATCATCGAGAGGCTGATGTTCTTCGCCAAGATAAACAATCTGGATGTCTCATTACTGCAAAAAACAAAACACCTGTTAACGGACAATAAAAGGGAAGACTTAAGGGCTTTTCTGTCGAGCCAAAAAACGCCGGTTGCCGATGTACTCATGACCGGCGTGGATACCATGGATGCAAATGCGAACGACATGGATATTGCAATGGAGCAGCACGCGGTCAGCATCATACCGAAACTCGAAAGTAAATTATGGCTGCTTGATACCATTATCACCATGGCACCCTTGCTCGGGCTCCTTGGCACCATAACCGGCATGATCAAGGCGTTCCAGATATTCTCGACAAAAGGCTTGAACCAGCCCACCGCAATATCCGGCGGCGTAGGCGAGGCACTTATTGCAACGGCAACCGGCCTGATCATCGCTGTTTTTACCCTGCTGTTTTACAACTACTTCAACACAAAGGTACGGCGATTGATAAAGGACATGGAGTTTGCGTCCAATGAATTCCTCAGAATGGTCAAGCAGGTAGAGCCATGA
- a CDS encoding TonB-dependent receptor: MQFINAIILSTAVVIVSAGILKANTVPSSGTLIIHVSIGDTGKPLPGAAITVRSDSATITGTTNTYGQCIIASLKPGKYSVKIKSKGFEERTITINITGGQASLHDINLHSELVYTVHAHALVINTKSSSSSTEISQKTVSALSGSDNLSKLLYTVPGAAQGPFGEVHFRGAHTEITYRIDGVSIPSAVSGSFSDILDPQDIQSIDVMTGGYPAEYGNSLAGVVNITTRQHPEKEIGIKEGNFNTHSINFNVSGSKSAFTYSLSGISYFTGRGLDTPVVNPIHDNLLKHSLFGNFSYMIDNNNWVSVLLYGDISQYQIPNTDLQQALVVNDNQNESNDYETILWHHNFKSDSNLIVSAYRRGSTLGYDGSPADLYGGTLTSPAYLNNVAESFLGSGAQANYTNNVIKHNQIKAGISYKYLINKQGFFLAESPQSYPPFFDNHTDSGFEYSGYAQDELHYDPVTVNAGLRYDYINEYVTADQLSPRIGIAVKLFKTNSIHAYYGRFFQPAPFENIHVNSIPMFANQNMSIPLQPERDNYFEVGDQQMITDYLLAKLTWYYKLMTNVIDYNQLLNSNIYVPYNIQSGYTRGIEFSIKSREVDGLSGEFNIAWERSQGKGAITGGLFTVEPVPQGYFYFDHDQTYTSSALISYRNHGFWSMLDLEYGSGLPYGYNAVTGDVNYLRVPPHTIAGLNLGYNFEKGFYLGKSDIELDIGNILNTSYLINQQNGFNNTHWGSPRTIAILFKKYL, translated from the coding sequence ATGCAATTTATAAATGCAATCATACTGTCTACAGCAGTTGTAATTGTTAGTGCAGGTATTTTAAAAGCGAACACTGTACCTTCATCCGGCACGCTTATCATACATGTTTCAATAGGTGATACCGGCAAACCCTTACCGGGCGCTGCCATAACGGTACGCTCGGACAGTGCGACGATAACCGGCACTACCAATACCTATGGCCAATGTATCATTGCCAGCCTTAAACCCGGCAAATACAGCGTAAAGATAAAATCAAAGGGATTTGAAGAGCGGACAATAACGATCAACATTACCGGCGGGCAGGCCTCTCTGCACGATATCAATCTCCATAGCGAACTTGTCTATACGGTGCATGCACATGCCTTGGTCATAAACACGAAAAGCTCTTCATCTTCTACAGAGATATCGCAAAAAACAGTATCGGCTTTATCAGGAAGCGACAACCTTTCCAAGCTCCTGTATACGGTTCCCGGTGCAGCACAGGGGCCTTTCGGAGAGGTGCATTTCCGCGGTGCCCACACAGAAATAACGTACAGAATCGACGGCGTCAGCATACCGTCTGCCGTTTCCGGAAGCTTTTCGGACATACTCGATCCTCAGGACATCCAGAGCATTGACGTTATGACCGGCGGCTATCCTGCTGAATACGGAAACAGCCTTGCGGGTGTGGTGAATATTACAACCAGGCAGCATCCGGAAAAGGAGATAGGTATAAAAGAAGGCAATTTCAATACGCACAGCATAAACTTTAATGTCTCGGGCAGCAAATCCGCATTCACGTATTCTTTATCGGGCATAAGCTATTTTACGGGCAGAGGACTCGACACCCCGGTTGTAAATCCCATTCACGACAATCTGTTAAAACATTCGTTGTTCGGTAATTTCAGCTATATGATTGACAACAACAACTGGGTGAGTGTGCTGTTGTACGGGGATATATCTCAATATCAGATACCGAATACGGACCTTCAACAGGCTCTTGTGGTGAATGATAATCAGAACGAATCCAATGATTATGAAACCATTCTCTGGCACCACAATTTCAAGAGTGATTCCAATCTTATCGTATCCGCTTACAGGAGGGGATCCACACTCGGCTACGATGGGAGCCCTGCTGATCTGTACGGCGGCACCCTTACGTCTCCTGCATATTTAAACAATGTTGCAGAATCATTCCTCGGTTCCGGGGCCCAGGCAAACTATACCAATAATGTCATAAAACACAACCAGATAAAGGCAGGCATAAGCTATAAATATCTAATCAACAAGCAGGGCTTTTTCCTGGCTGAAAGCCCACAATCCTATCCGCCGTTTTTTGATAACCATACGGACAGCGGATTTGAATACAGCGGTTATGCGCAGGACGAATTACATTACGACCCGGTAACTGTCAATGCAGGGTTACGGTATGATTACATCAATGAATACGTGACCGCTGATCAGTTAAGCCCGCGTATCGGGATAGCGGTAAAACTCTTCAAAACAAATTCCATCCACGCTTATTATGGACGTTTTTTCCAGCCTGCACCGTTCGAAAATATCCATGTAAACTCAATACCCATGTTTGCGAACCAGAATATGAGTATACCTCTTCAGCCTGAGCGTGACAACTACTTCGAAGTCGGAGACCAGCAGATGATAACCGATTATCTCCTCGCAAAGCTTACCTGGTACTACAAGCTGATGACCAATGTTATAGATTACAACCAATTGCTGAATTCCAACATCTATGTTCCCTATAATATCCAATCCGGTTATACCAGGGGCATTGAATTCAGCATTAAATCAAGAGAGGTGGACGGGCTATCCGGAGAGTTCAACATAGCGTGGGAAAGGTCTCAGGGAAAGGGCGCAATAACCGGCGGATTGTTCACGGTCGAACCGGTACCGCAGGGCTATTTCTATTTCGATCACGATCAAACATACACGTCCTCGGCACTTATCAGTTACCGGAACCACGGATTCTGGAGCATGCTTGATCTCGAATACGGCAGCGGTCTCCCGTATGGATATAATGCTGTAACAGGGGATGTAAACTATTTAAGGGTTCCTCCGCACACTATTGCAGGTTTAAATTTAGGATACAATTTCGAAAAGGGATTCTACCTTGGCAAATCGGATATAGAACTTGATATAGGCAATATCCTGAACACATCGTATCTGATAAACCAGCAAAACGGATTTAACAATACCCATTGGGGGAGTCCGCGTACCATAGCTATTCTGTTTAAAAAATATTTATGA
- a CDS encoding MBL fold metallo-hydrolase — protein sequence MSRILFGSPVYFVHAFIVDNLMIDTGSPIASKQTAMIIKDDNIKTIIITHHHEDHIGANAEANKMGLVPYAPKEGIELIMHPRRLQFHRRLVWGTPEPSNVQVLDTRVKTGHYTFEVIPAPGHSHDHKVFYESKHGWLFSGDVFLSETLKYMRDDESPIIMIDSLKMLLTLDFDVIFDSLIGPVTNGKRALSRKLEFFEEKKAQVEALYKNGMSLRAITRKIFGKEDTMTLLSSGHFSKINFTKALLGITKYPEST from the coding sequence ATGTCCAGAATTCTTTTCGGCTCACCGGTATATTTTGTGCATGCATTTATCGTTGATAATCTTATGATAGATACAGGCTCACCAATTGCAAGCAAACAAACTGCCATGATTATAAAGGATGATAATATTAAAACAATCATAATTACGCATCATCATGAGGACCACATAGGTGCAAATGCTGAGGCAAACAAAATGGGTTTAGTCCCGTACGCGCCTAAAGAAGGTATTGAGTTGATAATGCATCCGCGCAGGCTGCAGTTCCACAGAAGACTTGTATGGGGCACACCAGAGCCGTCAAATGTTCAGGTGCTCGATACCCGGGTAAAAACAGGGCATTACACCTTTGAAGTGATCCCTGCACCCGGTCATAGTCATGATCATAAGGTATTTTATGAAAGCAAACACGGCTGGCTATTTTCCGGTGATGTTTTTCTTTCGGAGACATTAAAGTATATGAGGGATGATGAAAGTCCCATTATAATGATAGATAGCCTGAAAATGCTTTTGACACTGGATTTTGATGTTATTTTTGATAGCCTTATCGGACCTGTAACAAATGGTAAAAGGGCATTAAGCAGAAAACTCGAGTTTTTTGAGGAGAAAAAGGCGCAGGTAGAAGCTCTTTACAAAAACGGTATGAGCCTGCGTGCTATAACAAGAAAGATCTTCGGTAAAGAGGACACGATGACCCTGTTAAGCAGTGGACATTTCTCAAAGATTAATTTTACAAAGGCATTACTCGGTATAACAAAATATCCCGAGTCCACATAA
- a CDS encoding MarC family protein: MLKDYILAFITIFVAIDVLGLLPIFISITADYEVKARDLIVKQATLTAFLVSLSFIAIGKLVFSALGITIPDFQIAGGIILLIIAINDIIYPDRPTRKPSSAVGIVPIGIPLITGPAVLTTSILVIDLYGTVPTIVSLVVNMLIVFFVLKKASLVVRMLRDGGTKAIGKVASILLAAIAIKLIRMGLVTIISGIKLH; this comes from the coding sequence ATGCTAAAAGATTATATACTTGCATTCATAACAATATTCGTTGCAATTGATGTACTCGGTTTGTTACCCATATTTATTTCTATTACCGCTGATTACGAAGTCAAGGCAAGGGATTTGATTGTAAAACAGGCAACGTTAACAGCTTTTTTGGTAAGCTTATCTTTCATAGCGATAGGAAAGCTTGTTTTCAGCGCTCTGGGCATAACAATACCTGATTTCCAGATTGCGGGCGGTATCATCCTTCTTATTATAGCAATAAATGATATAATATATCCGGACAGGCCGACGAGGAAGCCGTCATCAGCCGTTGGCATAGTTCCTATCGGCATTCCTCTTATAACAGGTCCGGCAGTGCTTACCACATCAATACTGGTTATTGATCTTTATGGTACAGTACCTACAATCGTATCGCTTGTTGTAAACATGCTTATAGTGTTCTTTGTTTTAAAAAAAGCAAGCCTTGTTGTAAGAATGTTAAGAGATGGCGGCACAAAGGCTATCGGCAAAGTGGCGAGCATACTGCTTGCCGCCATTGCTATTAAACTAATAAGAATGGGTCTGGTAACTATAATATCAGGAATAAAATTGCATTAG
- a CDS encoding acylphosphatase yields MEVVKHIHIIISGRVQGVWFRSSTKEKADELGIIGWVRNLPNREVEIEAQGGILQLEKFIEWCHSGPPGADVTNVEIENIEPGQALMDFRIIR; encoded by the coding sequence ATGGAAGTCGTAAAACATATTCATATTATCATATCCGGCAGGGTTCAGGGTGTGTGGTTCCGGTCAAGTACAAAAGAAAAGGCTGATGAGCTTGGAATAATAGGCTGGGTGAGAAACCTGCCCAATAGAGAAGTTGAGATAGAGGCTCAAGGAGGAATATTACAGTTAGAGAAATTCATAGAATGGTGTCATAGCGGACCGCCCGGTGCTGATGTAACAAATGTAGAGATAGAAAACATTGAACCGGGGCAGGCATTGATGGATTTCAGAATTATCAGGTAA
- a CDS encoding MBL fold metallo-hydrolase — MENVTIFFGGKEGPVLYANTIVVNAASKKIILDPSADSEEVKKLASERPFVVNSHYHGDHRRLNYLFDKSEFFSPESDAPMLSDNKKFIDAIGVDDKEIGFQWINAIKGMYNITEHHITGTFKDGDYVIDKSYGIYAIGLPGHTLGHSGFIFKDADIAIITDIDLTSFGPWYGNDTSDIDAFLDSIEKVKHLDVKYVMTSHVNAIYTKEELIPLLDKFAAHIKSREDKLMNCLNKHPMTLEDLSKKGIIYPKKWLDNNNFLIFFEKKMLEKHIIRLKTKLLIKEQDAVLSIL, encoded by the coding sequence ATGGAGAACGTAACAATATTTTTTGGCGGTAAAGAAGGTCCAGTGTTGTATGCTAATACTATTGTTGTAAATGCTGCTTCAAAGAAGATAATCCTTGATCCTTCTGCCGATTCAGAGGAAGTTAAAAAGCTTGCATCCGAAAGGCCTTTTGTAGTTAACAGCCACTATCACGGGGATCATAGGAGGCTAAATTATTTATTCGATAAAAGTGAATTTTTCTCTCCAGAATCAGACGCACCAATGCTGTCGGATAATAAAAAATTCATAGACGCCATAGGTGTTGATGATAAGGAAATCGGTTTTCAATGGATTAATGCAATCAAGGGCATGTATAACATAACAGAGCATCATATAACAGGTACATTTAAAGATGGGGATTATGTAATAGATAAATCTTACGGTATTTATGCAATAGGCCTGCCAGGCCACACACTGGGACATTCGGGCTTCATATTTAAAGATGCTGACATCGCAATTATAACGGATATAGATCTTACAAGTTTTGGACCGTGGTATGGGAACGATACATCGGATATTGATGCATTCCTTGACTCAATAGAAAAGGTGAAACATCTTGATGTAAAGTATGTTATGACATCCCATGTAAATGCAATATACACAAAAGAAGAGCTGATTCCGTTACTTGATAAGTTCGCAGCACATATAAAGAGTCGTGAAGATAAGCTGATGAATTGTCTGAACAAACATCCAATGACCCTTGAAGATCTGTCAAAAAAAGGGATTATCTACCCTAAAAAATGGCTTGATAATAATAATTTCCTTATCTTTTTTGAAAAAAAAATGCTTGAAAAACACATAATAAGACTTAAAACCAAGCTCTTAATAAAAGAGCAGGATGCCGTTTTATCTATATTATAA
- a CDS encoding glycerate kinase, whose product MEHSSKLLKAVFYDGINAVNGYNAVKGVIRINRKEIIISGNEYLFGQFKHIIVAGAGKASVSMAKAIDDLVGERIERGIVITKYGHGNRLKHIDVLEAGHPLPDQNSIDGTKRILHLSKYADEQTLLIMLLSGGASSLLVAPDGIPLEDKINTTELLLKAGAGIDELNTVRKQLSLVKGGGLANAFYPAHVITLMISDVIGNKLDTIGSGPTVKDSSTSRDALKIIQHYGLIKRVPIRVKQLLEQKSKAYTQHTRIRRTKNIIIADNRKAIEACRIRASKMGLKTIILTDSLHGEAKEVAKVLASIALELKHKKINRGICLISGGETTVNVIGKGRGGRNQELALSFAMELKGIKGITLLSAGTDGTDGPTDAAGAIVDYKTITKIKVHGIEPYQSLLNNDSYTALDIANCLLKTGPTDTNVMDLQLIIVNP is encoded by the coding sequence ATGGAGCATTCTTCCAAACTTTTAAAAGCTGTATTTTATGACGGGATCAATGCCGTTAATGGTTACAATGCGGTCAAAGGTGTAATAAGAATCAATAGAAAAGAAATCATCATTTCCGGTAATGAATATTTATTCGGGCAATTCAAGCACATTATCGTAGCTGGTGCCGGTAAGGCATCTGTATCAATGGCGAAGGCAATAGATGATCTTGTCGGGGAAAGGATTGAACGCGGCATTGTAATAACAAAATACGGGCATGGGAACAGATTGAAGCATATCGATGTTTTAGAAGCAGGTCATCCACTCCCCGATCAGAACAGTATTGATGGAACAAAACGTATACTGCATCTGTCCAAATATGCCGATGAACAAACCCTGTTGATCATGCTCCTGTCAGGGGGGGCATCTTCTTTACTCGTTGCGCCTGATGGAATCCCGCTTGAAGATAAGATAAACACGACAGAGCTTTTGTTAAAAGCCGGCGCAGGGATAGATGAATTGAATACGGTGCGAAAGCAGTTGTCTCTTGTAAAAGGCGGCGGGCTTGCAAACGCATTTTATCCCGCACACGTAATTACACTTATGATCTCAGACGTTATAGGTAACAAGCTTGATACGATAGGTTCAGGTCCAACCGTTAAAGATAGCTCAACATCAAGAGATGCTCTTAAGATTATTCAGCACTATGGCTTGATTAAGCGGGTTCCTATAAGAGTAAAACAGCTTTTAGAACAAAAAAGCAAAGCATATACGCAACACACCCGGATAAGGCGTACAAAGAATATCATCATAGCAGATAATAGAAAGGCCATAGAGGCATGCAGGATTAGAGCCTCAAAAATGGGACTAAAGACTATCATCTTAACCGATAGCCTTCACGGTGAAGCAAAGGAAGTTGCAAAGGTGCTTGCATCTATAGCATTGGAATTAAAACATAAGAAAATAAATAGAGGTATCTGCCTGATCAGCGGTGGAGAGACCACCGTTAATGTAATAGGCAAGGGCAGGGGCGGTAGGAATCAAGAGCTTGCGCTCAGTTTTGCAATGGAGCTGAAAGGCATCAAAGGTATAACATTATTATCGGCAGGTACTGATGGGACTGATGGACCAACCGATGCGGCAGGTGCAATAGTCGATTATAAAACAATAACAAAGATAAAAGTGCATGGGATAGAGCCGTATCAATCACTTTTGAATAATGACTCCTACACAGCATTGGACATCGCTAATTGCTTGTTAAAAACAGGACCTACAGATACTAATGTAATGGATTTGCAGTTGATTATCGTGAATCCATGA
- a CDS encoding chemotaxis response regulator protein-glutamate methylesterase: protein MNKVSKVLIIDDSAFNRRAIKNILESIPDVVVVGTATDGEDALKKIKVLSPDIITLDLEMPKMDGFTFLRILMRTKPTPTIVVSALSDSESVFKAMELGAVDFIPKPTKRISMELYSIKEDIIKKVLSIRSINLHNVQRRIADINAKLNLGIDVSSKPIVQINSPESEPFSMNNDFKLITIGSSTGGPSAVQRILAGLERELNISVVISQHMPPGFTSTFAQRLNKYTHLNVKEAEDGDALHRGNALVVPGGYSISIGTKGNKKIAHLIPKRETDKFVPSVNEMFASAAKRFGSMCSGVVLTGMGNDGKKGIEMIKDAGGYTIAESEETAVVFGMPREAIATGKVDRVLPYYLIPLELNRWAKG from the coding sequence ATGAATAAGGTCTCCAAGGTTTTAATAATAGATGATTCAGCCTTTAACAGGAGGGCAATAAAGAATATCCTTGAATCAATTCCTGATGTTGTCGTCGTAGGAACAGCCACGGATGGTGAAGATGCTCTAAAAAAAATAAAGGTGCTTTCTCCAGATATTATAACCCTCGATCTCGAAATGCCAAAAATGGATGGTTTTACCTTCCTGCGAATTCTGATGAGAACAAAACCGACTCCAACAATCGTTGTCAGTGCTCTTTCCGATTCGGAGAGTGTATTTAAAGCAATGGAGCTTGGTGCAGTAGATTTTATACCAAAGCCGACAAAAAGAATATCGATGGAACTTTATTCTATAAAGGAAGATATTATAAAAAAGGTGTTGAGTATTCGGTCTATAAATCTTCATAATGTTCAAAGGAGGATTGCCGATATAAATGCTAAGTTAAATTTAGGTATAGATGTTTCATCAAAGCCTATAGTCCAGATTAACAGTCCTGAAAGTGAACCGTTTAGTATGAATAATGATTTCAAACTTATAACAATCGGATCATCCACCGGAGGACCGTCTGCAGTGCAGAGGATACTTGCCGGATTGGAGAGGGAGCTTAATATAAGTGTTGTTATATCTCAGCACATGCCGCCCGGGTTTACATCTACATTTGCTCAAAGGCTTAACAAGTACACTCATCTTAACGTTAAGGAAGCAGAAGACGGAGACGCTTTACACAGAGGCAATGCTTTAGTTGTACCAGGCGGATACAGCATATCCATAGGTACTAAAGGTAATAAAAAGATAGCCCATCTCATTCCAAAAAGGGAAACAGATAAATTTGTTCCATCCGTTAATGAAATGTTTGCTTCTGCCGCCAAAAGGTTTGGGAGTATGTGCTCGGGTGTCGTGTTGACCGGTATGGGTAATGACGGTAAAAAAGGGATTGAGATGATAAAGGATGCCGGCGGATATACAATAGCAGAATCTGAAGAAACGGCGGTTGTTTTCGGCATGCCGAGGGAGGCAATAGCAACCGGAAAGGTAGATCGCGTTTTACCATACTACTTGATACCTCTTGAATTAAACAGGTGGGCAAAAGGATAA
- a CDS encoding protein-glutamate O-methyltransferase CheR, translating into MDRIVIQEQGNNKVVLEDEDFHKLRDFIKDYTGIFFSEEQKYLIESRLVDRLAFRKLNSFRDYYLFLKYDKAKEEELSAIVDILTTNETYFFRELPQIKALFEEIIPTLKVEKAYSSKPSLKLWSAGSSTGEEPYTIAMLAKEYGVDKDFNLEILASDISQRVLAIARKGIYGQSSFRVIDDYYKKKYFEPYEGRYKIKDEIKNMVKISRINLMDSNLMNLLPRIDAIICRNVLIYFDTESKKKLAERFYEKLFDNGWLLLGHAESLICVTNVFKLVQLKNDLVYRKPAK; encoded by the coding sequence ATGGATCGGATAGTGATTCAGGAACAGGGTAATAATAAAGTGGTGCTGGAGGACGAAGATTTTCACAAACTGCGGGATTTCATAAAGGATTATACCGGTATCTTTTTTTCTGAAGAGCAAAAATATCTGATAGAATCAAGACTCGTAGACAGACTTGCTTTCAGAAAATTAAATTCATTCCGTGATTATTATCTGTTTTTAAAATACGACAAGGCTAAAGAAGAGGAACTTAGCGCAATCGTAGATATATTAACAACTAACGAAACATATTTTTTTAGAGAACTTCCCCAGATAAAGGCATTATTTGAGGAAATTATTCCCACATTAAAGGTAGAAAAGGCTTATTCGTCAAAGCCTTCCTTAAAGTTATGGAGTGCCGGTTCATCAACGGGTGAAGAACCTTATACGATAGCTATGTTAGCAAAAGAGTATGGAGTGGATAAAGATTTTAATCTTGAGATATTAGCTTCCGACATAAGCCAGAGGGTCCTTGCAATAGCCCGTAAGGGCATATACGGACAATCATCTTTCAGAGTAATTGATGATTACTATAAGAAAAAGTACTTTGAACCTTACGAAGGCAGGTATAAAATAAAGGATGAGATAAAAAATATGGTTAAGATATCAAGGATCAATCTTATGGACTCAAACTTGATGAATCTACTCCCTCGGATTGATGCAATAATATGCAGAAATGTTTTGATATATTTTGATACCGAATCCAAGAAAAAACTCGCCGAACGTTTTTACGAAAAGCTGTTTGATAATGGCTGGTTATTGCTTGGACATGCAGAATCATTAATATGTGTTACAAATGTATTTAAACTTGTCCAGCTTAAAAATGATCTTGTATATAGGAAACCTGCAAAATGA